From Mya arenaria isolate MELC-2E11 chromosome 12, ASM2691426v1, the proteins below share one genomic window:
- the LOC128211875 gene encoding uncharacterized protein LOC128211875: MSNLNVISSDEDDIWNYTSQKRLSQPRKDSHRKKKVKTKTGIKHENDGNLKAVTKRRKSRQKSGGSIASSHKLDGNVAAKIKAERTPSRKSLDQDRSGRCPVCQMPFTALSLVETPRWHVDDCQLTFFSTEKDENNAVECPQGTECGSSIASHYKRFKHTELARSLRKSQSEATSSREIVHSAKVKLNFDSCNQLFLPGASADCAITLDTTSPLSSSQRSGDMLIDDNHNGLIESDQDMFKEGLDKEVYNKAIRKCEKSLVGEVIHKSNKPDAKGDSLSNGNICASSQNCQESYVPKNNAGNTEMESYESYSISSQSDDDGYEEFVEESETIISEKETGVSEKSVSNKNDIIKQLFDSDSQSKDAAENRHFIFNENKEFIATKLTDHSNAINSLDIDVDVKLEDAGSVSMNSQSFIRKVQFDELIVVSSCDSIDDINDLDESKTLSQMLLESEDEQLNIAKEPVKHSEEEIQNDEPNSAIKSLSEDSDSDDLDIFKNTLTQSSFLNSKIQQTDGQSSKKSKGKDDPIPLSYTVTVSERATDEEARCVDEVNVVENANGFSEDNDYFNENDNQCKKKSEEYESTTDFDIGFFAKKMCKPLSTDSDTNDVNAVKPDGISASKQCDLGESTSNHTVIDTDMYSNIKSKSSKTTHKPRTNNNCTRKAVESEKKSISKTSAENLNRSRKRKGEAKHSRTVKTEKRSKVKRKLDNHNQKDIMTFFMNVRKEDITIISESSSGEDTGMFNGKTYCCSKCLNERKGPVMKTIDQDSPSSCSQELESVSGQGDKAVGITNNDEIDKQTFIPLKSACKTPTVFTDDSSMCSGNSLDKQKRRPECSPSRQNSRSPASNFHLISCSGQSSKSPASTSHERSHSTQRSNSPALHWPESANSRQSSETTEFENGNFCTVSQTTYRKLQLNSTLSQTTFARLDGGFIPDDNDGEINDDSMTDVITSDDVAGDTAGESGISSSEQNPSALLNYITGKVSVIAKNVADILIASSKFLYGQGASSQSAQNAKTVNEVLMTTARNLPKLIVGQDNGQKPSAGSRKGYQKQGDGNSDSFPG, encoded by the exons ATGTCTAATTTGAATGTAATCAGCAGCGATGAGGATGATATATGGAACTACACATCACAGAAACGATTGTCACAG CCCAGAAAAGATTCACACagaaagaaaaaagttaaaacgAAAACAGgtattaaacatgaaaatgatgGAAATTTAAAAGCAGTAACCAAACGACGGAAAAGCAGGCAGAAATCTGGAGGCAGCATAGCAAGCTCTCACAAGTTAGATGGCAACGTTGCAGCAAAAATTAAAGCAGAGAGGACACCTAGTAGAAAGAGTTTGGACCAGGATCGGTCAG GTCGGTGTCCAGTGTGCCAGATGCCGTTCACAGCCCTTTCGCTGGTAGAGACACCCAGGTGGCACGTTGATGATTGTCAGCTCACATTTTTCTCCACTGAAAAAG ATGAAAACAATGCTGTGG AATGTCCACAGGGGACAGAGTGTGGTTCTTCTATTGCAAGCCATtacaaaaggtttaaacacaCAGAGCTGGCCAGGTCTCTCCGTAAAAGCCAGTCCGAGGCTACCAGCTCAAGAG AAATTGTTCATTCCGCCAAGGTGAAACTAAACTTTGACAGTTGTAATCAGCTGTTTTTACCTGGAGCGTCAGCTGATTGTGCAATCACTCTGGACACGACCAGTCCACTCTCTAGTTCACAAAGGTCAGGTGATATGTTGATAGATGATAACCATAATGGTCTCATAGAATCTGACCAGGACATGTTTAAAGAGGGTTTAGATAAAGAAGTCTATAATAAAGCTATCAGAAAATGTGAGAAGAGTCTTGTAGGTGAAGTGATACACAAATCAAACAAACCAGATGCAAAGGGTGACAGTCTTTCCAATGGTAACATTTGTGCAAGCAGTCAAAACTGTCAAGAGTCCTATGTGCCAAAAAATAATGCTGGAAATACAGAAATGGAGAGTTATGAATCCTACAGCATTAGCTCCCAATCAGATGACGATGGTTATGAGGAATTTGTTGAAGAATCTGAAACAATAATTTCTGAGAAGGAAACAGGAGTTTCAGAGAAAAGCGTGAGCAATAAGAATGATATAATAAAGCAATTGTTTGACAGTGATAGCCAGTCTAAAGATGCTGCTGAAAATcggcattttattttcaatgaaaataaggaATTCATTGCAACCAAATTGACTGACCATTCAAATGCAATAAACAGTTTAGATATAGATGTAGATGTAAAGCTGGAAGATGCAGGTAGTGTTTCTATGAATTCCCAAAGCTTTATTAGAAAAGTGCAGTTTGATGAACTGATTGTAGTAAGCAGTTGTGACAGCATAGATGACATTAATGATCTTGATGAATCCAAAACACTTAGCCAGATGCTGCTAGAATCAGAAGATGAACAACTAAATATTGCCAAAGAACCTGTTAAGCATTCAGAGGAAGAAATACAGAATGATGAACCTAACAGTGCTATAAAGAGTCTAAGTGAGGACTCTGACAGTGACGATTTGGACATCTTTAAAAACACGCTAACTCAGTCAAGTTTTCTAAATAGTAAGATCCAACAAACTGATGGACAGTCTTCAAAGAAGAGTAAAGGGAAAGATGATCCCATTCCTTTAAGTTATACTGTGACTGTCTCTGAAAGAGCTACAGATGAAGAAGCCAGATGTGTTGATGAAGTTAATGTGGTGGAAAATGCGAATGGTTTTTCTGAAGATAAcgattattttaatgaaaatgataatcaGTGTAAAAAGAAAAGTGAAGAATATGAATCTACGACAGATTTTGATATTGGcttttttgcaaagaaaatgTGTAAGCCTTTGTCAACAGATAGTGATACTAATGATGTTAATGCAGTAAAACCTGATGGAATCAGTGCAAGCAAACAGTGTGATCTTGGGGAAAGTACAAGTAACCATACTGTGATAGATACTGACATGTATTCCAACATTAAATCCAAGTCTTCGAAGACAACTCATAAGCCTAGAACTAATAACAATTGTACTAGAAAAGCTGTTGAATCTGAAAAGAAATCAATTAGTAAAACTAGTGCTGAAAATTTGAATAGATCTCGAAAACGAAAAGGAGAAGCAAAACATTCTCGAACAGTTAAAACTGAAAAGAGGAGTAAGGTTAAAAGAAAGTTAGATAATCACAATCAGAAAGACATAATGactttttttatgaatgttagAAAGGAGGATATAACTATAATTTCGGAGAGCAGTAGTGGTGAAGATACTGGAATGTTTAATGGTAAAACTTACTGTTGTAGTAAGtgtttaaatgaaagaaaaggACCGGTGATGAAAACTATTGACCAGGACAGCCCAAGTTCATGCAGTCAAGAACTTGAATCAGTGTCAGGACAGGGTGACAAGGCAGTTGGTATTacaaataatgatgaaatagacaaacaaacatttattcctTTGAAGTCTGCATGTAAAACACCGACGGTTTTCACAGATGACAGCTCAATGTGTAGTGGCAACTctttggataaacaaaaaagaagGCCTGAATGTAGTCCCTCCAGGCAAAATTCTAGGTCTCCAGCGTccaattttcatttaatcaGTTGCTCAGGGCAAAGTTCTAAATCTCCAGCATCAACTTCACATGAAAGAAGTCACTCAACCCAAAGATCTAATTCTCCGGCATTGCATTGGCCGGAAAGTGCCAATTCGAGGCAAAGTTCTGAGACTACGGAGTTTGAAAACGGAAACTTTTGTACTGTATCACAAACTACTTACAGGAAATTACAACTGAATAGCACTTTATCACAAACTACATTTGCCAGGCTTGATGGTGGTTTTATACCAGACGATAATGATGGTGAAATAAATGATGATTCTATGACAGATGTGATTACTTCTGATGATGTTGCTGGTGACACCGCTGGTGAATCAGGAATTTCTTCAAGTGAGCAAAACCCAAGTGCCTTGCTGAACTACATAACTGGAAAGGTTTCTGTAATAGCGAAAAATGTGGCGGACATTTTAATAGCCAGCAGTAAATTCCTGTATGGTCAAGGAGCTAGTTCACAGTCAGCCCagaatgcaaaaacagttaacGAGGTTTTAATGACTACAGCTAGAAATCTTCCAAAGTTGATTGTTGGACAAGACAATGGCCAAAAACCTAGTGCTGGTTCCCGAAAAGGATATCAAAAGCAAGGGGATGGCAATTCTGATTCCTTCCCGGGTTGA
- the LOC128210807 gene encoding homeobox protein Hmx-like, producing MISKAEEIGGTDKPVPNNKPLSFSISRILHGVDNKTPVADDKSASQGSDTESSDRAAADQMHVSEEYPRVPQLHAATVHHYAPYTDTDGYSHFETIVRPRACSTPENEFPSPTATSNIHALHRPLPGALRSTRNNPYTIPGRHPLTSHNAFVHPAGYFDHRTVPCVQQEANRFRTSVSEYAKNPTETVKHIETDVGDHSNRSTPEPEIHYGASIHSDKSLDSMGESYHQSPSPFKTKKKKSRTVFSRNQVYQLEAAFDLKRYLSSAERSGLAASLNLSETQIKIWFQNRRNKWKRQINGEMDEIPLPPAYAASYMQTSFPQPSLASYDHMTESRDDLLRSTFTVPAYYSHPYATGKVVPKYL from the exons ATGATTTCAAAAGCAGAGGAGATTGGTGGTACGGACAAGCCTGTCCCCAACAATAAACCGCTTAGTTTCTCCATCAGCCGGATTCTTCATGGAGTAGATAACAAAACACCAGTAGCAGACGACAAGTCAGCTTCTCAAGGGTCAGATACAGAGTCGTCTGACCGAGCTGCAGCGGATCAGATGCACGTGTCAGAAGAATATCCCAGAGTTCCCCAGCTACACGCAGCCACCGTGCACCATTACGCGCCATACACAGATACAGACGGATATTCACATTTCG AGACGATAGTGCGTCCCCGTGCCTGCAGTACACCAGAGAACGAGTTCCCCTCACCGACCGCCACTTCAAACATTCATGCGCTCCACAGGCCACTTCCGGGCGCGCTGAGATCCACCCGCAACAACCCCTACACGATCCCCGGTCGACATCCGCTTACTAGCCACAACGCGTTCGTACATCCGGCCGGATACTTTGACCACAGAACAGTTCCATGTGTCCAGCAAGAAGCCAACCGTTTTAGGACAAGTGTGAGTGAATATGCTAAAAACCCGACTGAAACTGTAAAACACATTGAGACAGATGTTGGCGATCATTCCAATCGGAGCACACCGGAACCGGAAATTCATTATGGTGCGTCTATTCACAGTGATAAAAGCTTAGACTCTATGGGTGAAAGTTACCACCAATCACCGAGTCCTTTCaaaacaaagaagaagaaatCAAGAACTGTGTTCTCCAGAAATCAGGTGTACCAGCTCGAGGCAGCGTTTGACTTGAAACGCTACTTGTCAAGCGCGGAGAGGTCGGGACTAGCTGCTTCTCTTAACTTGTCCGAAACCCAGATTAAGATCTGGTTTCAAAACAGAAGAAATAAGTGGAAGCGACAGATCAACGGTGAAATGGACGAAATCCCACTTCCTCCTGCTTATGCGGCATCCTACATGCAGACATCTTTTCCTCAACCCTCATTGGCAAGTTACGATCACATGACAGAATCACGCGACGATCTTTTGCGCAGTACTTTTACTGTTCCGGCTTACTACTCACATCCATACGCCACGGGAAAAGTAGTTCCgaaatatttgtag